A genomic window from Candidatus Methylacidiphilum fumarolicum includes:
- a CDS encoding phosphate-starvation-inducible PsiE family protein, whose protein sequence is MQKVLLHFFRISVAIAFNLIIFLLLIGLAVEIVRSVWELAPGLAKNRANLNFRDLVERTLSLVVILELLRAFVEYFQFDRIRLHVLLEAGAAFVLRELMLLLFDEKISGIHILIWSLAVLILVLARTIALFFPPFLIPSTKRMLSNSQQKDPKEGQTSC, encoded by the coding sequence ATGCAAAAAGTCCTGCTCCATTTTTTTAGGATTTCGGTTGCAATTGCCTTTAATCTCATCATTTTTTTGCTTCTTATTGGATTGGCTGTTGAAATCGTTCGCAGCGTATGGGAATTAGCTCCAGGTTTGGCAAAAAACAGGGCGAATTTAAATTTTCGCGATCTTGTCGAACGAACTCTTTCTCTAGTTGTTATCCTCGAGCTATTGCGCGCTTTCGTCGAATATTTCCAATTTGACCGTATTCGACTTCATGTGCTTTTGGAAGCGGGAGCGGCCTTTGTACTTCGGGAGCTCATGCTCTTACTATTTGATGAAAAGATCTCAGGAATCCATATTTTGATATGGAGTCTTGCGGTTCTTATCCTTGTCTTAGCACGAACCATCGCCCTTTTCTTCCCCCCTTTCCTCATCCCCTCAACTAAGCGAATGCTTTCTAACTCCCAACAAAAAGATCCAAAAGAAGGCCAAACCAGCTGTTAA